The Streptomyces sp. NBC_00224 genome has a window encoding:
- a CDS encoding Rrf2 family transcriptional regulator gives MRLTRFTDLALRVLMRLAVADEGDRETPPTTREVAETMRVPYTHTAKVVARLQHLGLIEARRGRGGGLALTPAGRRASVGGLVRELEGPGDVVECEGAVPCPLNSACRLRGALRRAQEAFCASLDPITVADLVTSPTGPLLIGLTGGRRTDD, from the coding sequence ATGCGGCTGACGAGATTCACGGACCTGGCGCTTCGCGTATTGATGCGGCTGGCCGTCGCCGACGAGGGCGACCGGGAGACCCCGCCCACCACCCGCGAGGTGGCCGAGACCATGCGGGTGCCCTATACGCACACCGCGAAGGTGGTCGCCAGGCTCCAGCACCTCGGCCTGATCGAGGCACGGCGCGGCCGCGGCGGCGGGCTCGCACTCACCCCGGCGGGCCGCCGGGCGTCGGTCGGCGGCCTGGTCCGCGAACTGGAGGGACCCGGGGACGTGGTCGAGTGCGAGGGGGCCGTCCCGTGCCCGCTCAACTCGGCGTGCCGGCTGCGCGGGGCGCTGCGCCGCGCCCAGGAGGCGTTCTGCGCCTCCCTGGACCCGATCACCGTCGCCGACCTCGTCACCTCGCCCACCGGCCCGCTGCTCATCGGGCTCACGGGCGGGCGCCGGACGGACGACTGA
- a CDS encoding RNA polymerase sigma factor SigF translates to MRDDRRIPETHPEVPRSVGIPEQQARPHPVDGLDGLEAVAEQTRQAERAAHMSEHIEHTQQHHPQDRSGARAMFIELRKLPDGSPEKAELRNKLVRMHLPLVEHLARRFRNRGEPLDDLTQVATIGLIKSVDRFDPERGVEFSTYATPTVVGEIKRHFRDKGWAVRVPRRLQELRLALTTATAELSQQHGRSPTVHELAERLGISEEEVLEGLESANAYSTLSLDVPDTDDESPAVADTLGAEDEALEGVEYRESLKPLLEDLPPREKRILLLRFFGNMTQSQIAQEVGISQMHVSRLLARTLAQLREKLLVEE, encoded by the coding sequence GTGCGGGACGACAGGCGCATCCCCGAGACGCACCCGGAGGTGCCGCGCTCCGTCGGTATTCCGGAGCAGCAGGCCCGGCCGCACCCGGTGGACGGACTTGACGGCCTAGAGGCCGTGGCGGAGCAGACGCGGCAGGCAGAGCGGGCGGCCCACATGAGCGAGCACATCGAGCACACGCAGCAGCACCATCCGCAGGACCGCAGCGGGGCGCGGGCGATGTTCATCGAGCTGCGCAAACTTCCGGACGGCTCGCCGGAGAAGGCCGAGCTGCGCAACAAGCTGGTCCGGATGCACCTGCCGCTGGTGGAGCATCTGGCCCGGCGGTTCCGCAACCGCGGCGAGCCGCTGGACGACCTGACCCAGGTCGCCACCATCGGCCTGATCAAGTCGGTGGACCGGTTCGACCCGGAGCGCGGCGTCGAGTTCTCGACGTACGCGACCCCGACGGTCGTCGGCGAGATCAAGCGGCACTTCCGCGACAAGGGCTGGGCGGTCCGGGTGCCGCGCCGCCTCCAGGAGCTGCGCCTGGCCCTCACCACGGCCACGGCGGAGCTCTCCCAGCAGCACGGCCGCTCGCCGACGGTGCACGAGCTGGCGGAGCGCCTGGGCATCTCCGAGGAGGAGGTCCTGGAGGGCCTGGAGTCGGCGAACGCGTACTCCACGCTGTCGCTGGACGTCCCGGACACCGACGACGAGTCCCCGGCGGTCGCCGACACCCTCGGCGCGGAGGACGAGGCGCTGGAGGGCGTCGAGTACCGGGAGTCGCTCAAGCCGCTCCTGGAGGACCTGCCGCCGCGCGAGAAGCGGATCCTGCTGCTGCGCTTCTTCGGGAACATGACCCAGTCGCAGATCGCGCAGGAGGTCGGCATCTCCCAGATGCACGTCTCCCGTCTGCTGGCCAGGACCCTGGCCCAGCTGCGGGAGAAGCTGCTGGTGGAGGAGTAG
- a CDS encoding TetR/AcrR family transcriptional regulator — protein sequence MTTGQRGRPRSFDRTRALEQATLAFWEHGYEATSVADLTRAMGIGAPSLYAAFGDKKALFDEVVRSYGQTYGAYMVRALAEEPTARGAIGRILREAATEFTRPGRPHGCLAVSAAVNCSTREVEEGLRERREANIAEFERRIAADVAAGKLPSGTDARALARYTAAVFQGMSAQARDGVGEADLRAVAECAMRGWPGGEP from the coding sequence ATGACCACCGGACAGCGCGGCCGCCCCCGCTCCTTCGACCGGACCCGTGCGCTCGAACAGGCCACCCTCGCCTTCTGGGAACACGGCTACGAGGCGACGTCCGTCGCCGACCTGACCCGGGCCATGGGGATCGGCGCGCCCAGCCTGTACGCGGCCTTCGGCGACAAGAAGGCCCTCTTCGACGAGGTCGTACGGAGCTATGGGCAGACGTACGGGGCCTACATGGTCCGCGCGCTCGCCGAGGAGCCGACCGCGCGTGGGGCCATCGGGCGGATCCTGCGCGAGGCGGCGACCGAGTTCACCCGCCCCGGTCGGCCGCACGGGTGTCTGGCCGTCAGCGCCGCCGTCAACTGCAGCACCCGCGAGGTCGAAGAGGGCCTGCGCGAGCGGCGCGAAGCCAACATCGCGGAGTTCGAGCGCCGGATCGCCGCCGATGTCGCGGCCGGGAAGCTGCCCTCGGGGACCGACGCCCGCGCGCTCGCCCGATACACCGCCGCCGTGTTCCAGGGCATGTCCGCGCAGGCCAGGGACGGGGTGGGCGAGGCGGATCTGAGGGCGGTCGCCGAGTGCGCCATGCGCGGCTGGCCGGGCGGAGAGCCCTAG
- a CDS encoding 1-aminocyclopropane-1-carboxylate deaminase/D-cysteine desulfhydrase, with product MTEEALDLTAALQPRIPSPLQPVEDERFTRHGVRLLLKRDDLIHPALPGNKWRKLALNLREAAGRPVLTFGGAYSNHLRATAAAGRLLGFPTVGVVRGDELADRPLNPSLARCAADGMRLHFVDRATYRRKAEPEVLAALRERFGRAAYVVPEGGSNSLAVRGCTDLGRELHGLADMVAVACGTGGTLAGLAAGLAPGQRALGFPVLRGGFLAREIRELQHETFGAAGDNWSLDERFHCGGYARTTPELDAFADDFESRHRLPVERLYVAKMLYGLLTLTEEGAFPEGAAVAAVVTGQPL from the coding sequence ATGACCGAAGAAGCGCTCGACCTCACCGCCGCCTTGCAGCCGCGCATCCCTTCGCCTCTGCAACCGGTCGAGGACGAGCGCTTCACCCGCCACGGCGTCCGTCTGCTGCTCAAGCGCGACGATCTCATCCACCCGGCCCTGCCCGGCAACAAGTGGCGCAAGCTCGCCCTGAACCTGCGCGAGGCGGCCGGGCGGCCGGTGCTGACCTTCGGCGGCGCCTACTCCAACCATCTGCGCGCCACCGCCGCCGCGGGCCGCCTCCTCGGCTTCCCCACCGTCGGCGTGGTCCGGGGCGACGAGCTCGCCGACCGGCCCCTCAACCCGTCGCTCGCCCGGTGCGCTGCGGATGGCATGCGGCTGCACTTCGTGGACCGCGCGACCTATCGGCGCAAGGCCGAGCCGGAGGTGCTGGCCGCGCTGCGCGAGCGGTTCGGCCGGGCCGCGTACGTCGTCCCGGAGGGCGGCAGCAACTCCCTCGCCGTGCGCGGGTGCACGGACCTCGGGCGCGAACTGCACGGCCTCGCCGACATGGTGGCGGTGGCCTGCGGCACCGGCGGCACCCTCGCCGGCCTCGCCGCCGGGCTCGCCCCGGGGCAGCGGGCCCTCGGGTTCCCGGTGCTGCGGGGCGGGTTCCTCGCGCGCGAGATACGGGAGTTGCAGCACGAGACCTTCGGGGCGGCCGGGGACAACTGGTCGCTGGACGAGCGCTTCCACTGCGGCGGATACGCCCGTACGACCCCCGAACTCGACGCCTTCGCGGACGACTTCGAGTCCCGCCACCGGCTGCCCGTGGAACGTCTCTATGTCGCCAAAATGCTGTACGGACTGCTGACCCTCACCGAGGAGGGCGCGTTCCCCGAGGGGGCGGCGGTCGCGGCCGTCGTCACCGGGCAGCCGCTCTAG
- a CDS encoding diacylglycerol kinase family protein gives MRALLVVNPAATTTSARTRDVLIHALASEMKLEAVTTEYRGHARDLGRRAAESSDIDLVVALGGDGTVNEVVNGLLHNGPDPENLPSFAVVPGGSTNVFARAVGLPNEPVEATGILLDALREGRGRTVSLGLAAGTPGSEDEGVPDRWFTFCAGLGFDAGVVGRVEQQRERGRRSTHSLYIRQVARQFFAEQHRRHGTITLERPGHDPVEDQVMSIVCNTSPWTYLGNRPVYAAPEASFETALDVLSLSRLSTPAAARYATQLLTSTPEKGPHGKHAVSLHDLTDFTLHSKAPLPFQMDGDHLGLRTSVTFTGVRRALRVIV, from the coding sequence ATGCGTGCACTTCTCGTGGTCAACCCGGCGGCTACCACCACCAGTGCCCGCACCCGTGATGTCCTCATCCATGCGCTGGCCAGCGAGATGAAGCTGGAGGCCGTGACCACGGAGTACCGGGGGCACGCCCGCGACCTCGGGCGGCGGGCGGCGGAGAGCAGCGACATCGACCTGGTCGTGGCGCTCGGCGGTGACGGCACGGTCAACGAGGTCGTCAACGGTCTGCTGCACAACGGCCCCGACCCGGAGAACCTGCCGAGCTTCGCGGTGGTCCCCGGCGGCTCCACCAATGTCTTCGCACGCGCGGTCGGACTGCCCAACGAGCCCGTCGAGGCGACCGGCATACTGCTCGACGCCCTGCGCGAGGGCCGCGGCCGCACGGTGAGCCTGGGCCTGGCGGCCGGCACCCCGGGCAGCGAGGACGAGGGCGTCCCGGACCGCTGGTTCACGTTCTGCGCCGGACTCGGGTTCGACGCCGGGGTCGTCGGCCGGGTCGAACAGCAGCGGGAACGCGGCAGACGCTCCACACACAGCCTCTACATCCGCCAGGTGGCCCGCCAGTTCTTCGCCGAGCAGCACCGGCGGCACGGCACGATCACCCTGGAGCGGCCCGGCCATGACCCGGTCGAGGACCAGGTGATGTCGATAGTCTGCAACACCTCCCCGTGGACCTACCTGGGCAATCGCCCGGTGTACGCGGCCCCGGAGGCATCCTTCGAGACGGCCCTGGACGTGCTCTCGCTCTCCAGGCTCTCGACCCCGGCGGCGGCCCGTTATGCGACCCAGCTGCTGACCTCGACCCCCGAGAAGGGTCCACACGGCAAGCACGCGGTTTCACTGCATGACCTCACGGACTTCACCTTGCATTCCAAGGCCCCGCTGCCCTTCCAGATGGACGGCGACCACCTGGGTCTGCGTACCAGCGTGACGTTCACAGGCGTACGCCGTGCACTGCGTGTGATTGTGTGA
- a CDS encoding SDR family oxidoreductase produces the protein MGALTGRTALVTGGSRGIGRGIAERLGRDGARVAVHYGSNEAAAKETVAAIEAAGGSAFALGQELGVPGDAEALWAAFDRHADGVDILVNNAGIGTARAFGEIEEAEYERLFAVNTKAPFFLARFGLERMRDGGRIVSISSGASRSALLPDLMAYAMTKAALDVFTRDLARVVGSRGITVNSVAPGIVDTDVNAEWLRASDEAWAGAAAMSALGRVGTPADIADVVAFLASEDGRWVTGQWVDATGGSLP, from the coding sequence ATGGGCGCACTCACGGGCAGGACGGCGCTGGTCACGGGCGGCAGCCGGGGCATCGGCCGGGGCATCGCGGAGCGGCTCGGCCGGGACGGGGCGCGGGTCGCCGTCCACTACGGCAGCAACGAGGCGGCCGCCAAGGAGACGGTCGCCGCGATCGAGGCGGCCGGCGGCTCGGCCTTCGCCCTCGGCCAGGAACTCGGCGTCCCCGGCGACGCCGAGGCGCTGTGGGCGGCCTTCGACCGGCACGCCGACGGGGTGGACATCCTGGTCAACAACGCGGGCATCGGCACGGCCCGCGCGTTCGGGGAGATCGAGGAGGCGGAGTACGAGCGGCTGTTCGCGGTGAACACCAAGGCCCCGTTCTTCCTGGCCCGGTTCGGCCTGGAGCGGATGCGGGACGGCGGCCGGATCGTCAGCATCTCCTCGGGCGCCTCGCGGTCCGCGCTGCTGCCGGACCTGATGGCGTACGCCATGACCAAGGCCGCGCTTGACGTGTTCACCCGCGATCTGGCCAGGGTCGTGGGCAGCCGGGGCATCACGGTGAACTCTGTGGCCCCGGGCATCGTCGACACCGACGTCAACGCGGAGTGGCTGCGCGCGAGCGACGAGGCGTGGGCGGGCGCGGCGGCGATGTCGGCACTGGGCCGCGTCGGCACCCCCGCCGACATCGCGGACGTGGTGGCGTTCCTGGCCTCCGAGGACGGGCGCTGGGTGACGGGGCAGTGGGTGGACGCGACGGGCGGGTCGCTGCCGTAG
- a CDS encoding globin domain-containing protein gives MLSEKSAATVRATLPAVGAALPAITERFYARLFAAHPELLRDLFNRGNQAAGVQRQALAGSIAAFAVHLLDHPDERPDVMLGRIAHKHASLGITAEQYDVVHEHLFAAIAEVLGEAVTPEVAAAWDEVYWLMANALIAIEARLYAARGVAAGDVWREWAVEGRVEETADVATFLLRPADGTPAPGFRPGQYVSVQVELPDGARQIRQYSLSSAPGSATRSITVKRVRGEDRAPDGEVSRHLHARVQVGDRLRVSAPYGDLVLDDGGAPLLLASAGIGCTPMLSMLEHLADAGHRAPVTVVHGDRSPADHALREDHAALTAKLPNSAAHFWYERPGSDHPADRTGLVDLSSVAVPSGTRAYLCGPLPFMRAVRTQLLDKGVAAADIHYEVFGPDLWLAHN, from the coding sequence TTGCTGTCCGAGAAGTCGGCCGCGACCGTACGCGCCACCCTGCCCGCCGTCGGCGCGGCCCTCCCCGCCATCACCGAGCGGTTCTACGCACGGCTGTTCGCGGCCCATCCCGAGCTGCTCCGCGACCTGTTCAACCGGGGCAACCAGGCCGCCGGAGTCCAGCGGCAGGCGCTCGCCGGATCCATCGCGGCCTTCGCGGTCCACCTCCTGGACCACCCGGACGAGCGCCCCGACGTGATGCTGGGCCGCATCGCCCACAAGCACGCCTCGCTGGGCATCACGGCCGAGCAGTACGACGTGGTCCACGAGCACCTCTTCGCCGCCATCGCCGAGGTGCTCGGCGAGGCCGTGACGCCCGAGGTCGCCGCCGCCTGGGACGAGGTGTACTGGCTGATGGCGAACGCCCTGATCGCCATCGAGGCCCGGCTCTACGCCGCGCGGGGCGTGGCCGCCGGGGACGTGTGGCGCGAGTGGGCCGTCGAGGGCCGCGTCGAGGAGACGGCCGACGTGGCCACGTTCCTGCTGCGCCCCGCCGACGGCACGCCGGCGCCCGGCTTCCGCCCCGGCCAGTACGTCTCCGTCCAGGTCGAACTCCCCGACGGCGCCCGCCAGATACGCCAGTACAGCCTCAGCTCCGCCCCCGGCTCCGCCACCCGCTCGATCACGGTCAAGCGGGTCCGGGGCGAGGACCGGGCCCCGGACGGAGAGGTCTCCCGCCACCTGCACGCGCGCGTGCAGGTGGGCGACCGGCTGCGCGTCTCGGCCCCGTACGGCGATCTCGTCCTCGACGACGGCGGGGCGCCGCTGCTGCTCGCCTCGGCGGGGATCGGCTGCACCCCGATGCTGTCGATGCTGGAGCACCTGGCCGACGCCGGTCACCGCGCCCCGGTGACCGTGGTGCACGGCGACCGCTCCCCCGCCGACCACGCCCTGCGCGAGGACCACGCGGCGCTGACGGCCAAACTCCCGAACTCCGCGGCGCACTTCTGGTACGAGCGGCCCGGATCCGACCACCCCGCCGACCGTACGGGCCTGGTGGACCTCTCCTCGGTCGCGGTGCCGTCCGGCACGCGCGCGTACCTGTGCGGTCCGCTGCCCTTCATGCGGGCGGTGCGCACCCAGCTCCTCGACAAAGGGGTCGCGGCCGCCGACATCCACTACGAAGTGTTCGGCCCCGACCTCTGGCTCGCACACAACTGA
- a CDS encoding UBP-type zinc finger domain-containing protein, with amino-acid sequence MSECPHVADLPRPEPAPLTETCPQCLAAGTHYVQLRQCLVCGYVGCCDSSPMRHATAHHQETGHPVMRTLEAGEDWRWCFVDNVLV; translated from the coding sequence ATGAGCGAGTGCCCGCACGTTGCCGATCTGCCGCGCCCCGAGCCCGCGCCGCTGACGGAGACCTGCCCGCAGTGCCTGGCCGCCGGGACCCATTACGTACAGCTACGGCAGTGCCTGGTCTGCGGCTATGTGGGCTGCTGCGACTCCTCGCCGATGCGGCACGCGACCGCCCACCACCAGGAGACCGGGCACCCGGTGATGCGCACCCTGGAGGCGGGCGAGGACTGGCGCTGGTGCTTTGTGGACAACGTACTGGTGTGA
- a CDS encoding anti-sigma regulatory factor, producing MSQIAGEPGNQDFVEVRLPAAGAYLSVLRTATAGLAARLDFTLDEIEDLRIAVDEACAILLQQAVPGSVLSCVFRLVDDSLEVTVSAPTTDGRAPERDTFAWTVLSALAGKVDSTVADDRTVSISLYKQRGAGPGPA from the coding sequence GTGTCCCAGATCGCAGGCGAGCCCGGGAATCAGGACTTCGTGGAAGTCCGGCTGCCGGCCGCGGGTGCCTACCTGTCAGTGCTGCGTACGGCCACGGCCGGTCTCGCGGCACGTTTGGACTTCACTCTCGACGAGATCGAGGATCTGCGCATCGCGGTCGACGAGGCCTGCGCGATCCTGCTTCAGCAGGCCGTTCCCGGCTCCGTACTGAGCTGCGTCTTCCGTCTCGTCGACGACTCCCTGGAGGTCACGGTCTCGGCCCCGACCACGGACGGCCGGGCGCCCGAGCGCGACACCTTCGCCTGGACGGTGCTCTCCGCGCTCGCCGGCAAGGTCGACTCCACCGTCGCCGACGACCGTACGGTCTCCATCAGCCTGTACAAACAGCGCGGCGCGGGACCCGGACCGGCGTGA
- a CDS encoding sensor histidine kinase: protein MNDLVRQHTALSESDLEWLHLLVSEWQLLSDLSFADLVLWVPTLDGSRYVSVAQMRPNTGPTSYQDDMVGHLVPRGRRPLLDAALDEGRIVREGDPEWREEVPVRVESIPVRREGRVLGVIARNTNLLTVRTPSRLELTYLQSASDLAQMIAAGSFPFPGQQVDMDASPRAGDGLIRLDADGIVQYASPNALSAYHHLGLASDLVGQHLGELTAQLAPSRGPVDEAIAKLASGYAPRETEVEGSGGVIQLRAIPLKPKGTRIGSLVLLRDVTELRRRERELITKDATIREIHHRVKNNLQTVAALLRLQARRIDSEEGREALNEAVRRVGSIAIVHETLSQNLDERVEFDEIADRVLAMVAEISPGKVSCRRTGRFGILDAEVATPLAMVLTEVLQNALEHAFVQGEQGTVEVSAVRGGTRDDARLLITVRDDGRGLPEGFDPQKAGNLGLQIVRTLVEGELGGAFDMVAAPERGTQVMLDVPVRADK, encoded by the coding sequence ATGAACGATCTCGTACGTCAGCACACCGCTCTCAGTGAATCCGACCTGGAGTGGCTCCATCTGCTGGTCTCGGAGTGGCAGCTGCTCTCCGACCTCTCGTTCGCCGACCTCGTGCTGTGGGTGCCCACCCTGGACGGCAGCCGGTACGTCTCCGTCGCGCAGATGCGGCCCAACACCGGCCCCACCTCCTACCAGGACGACATGGTCGGCCACCTCGTCCCGCGCGGCCGCCGCCCGCTGCTCGACGCCGCGCTCGACGAGGGCCGCATCGTGCGCGAGGGCGACCCGGAGTGGCGCGAGGAGGTGCCGGTGCGGGTCGAGTCCATCCCCGTGCGCAGGGAGGGCCGCGTCCTCGGCGTGATCGCGCGCAACACCAATCTGCTCACTGTGCGTACGCCCTCCCGGCTGGAGCTCACCTATCTCCAGTCCGCCTCCGACCTGGCGCAGATGATCGCCGCCGGGTCCTTCCCCTTCCCGGGGCAGCAGGTCGACATGGACGCGTCGCCGCGCGCCGGCGACGGGCTGATCAGGCTGGACGCGGACGGCATCGTCCAGTACGCCTCGCCCAACGCCCTCTCCGCGTACCACCACCTGGGGCTCGCCTCCGACCTGGTCGGCCAGCACCTCGGTGAGCTCACCGCCCAACTCGCGCCCTCGCGCGGCCCGGTGGACGAGGCCATCGCCAAGCTGGCCAGTGGCTACGCCCCGCGCGAGACCGAGGTCGAGGGCAGCGGCGGGGTGATCCAGCTGCGGGCCATCCCGCTCAAGCCCAAGGGCACCCGCATCGGTTCGCTGGTCCTGCTGCGGGACGTCACCGAACTGCGCCGCCGCGAGCGCGAGTTGATCACCAAGGACGCCACCATCCGGGAGATCCACCACCGGGTGAAGAACAACCTCCAGACGGTCGCGGCCCTGCTGCGCCTGCAGGCCCGGCGGATCGACTCCGAGGAGGGGCGCGAGGCGCTGAACGAGGCGGTGCGGCGGGTCGGCTCGATCGCGATCGTGCACGAGACGCTCTCGCAGAACCTGGACGAGCGCGTCGAGTTCGACGAGATCGCGGACCGGGTGCTCGCGATGGTGGCGGAGATCTCCCCGGGCAAGGTCAGCTGCCGCCGTACGGGCCGGTTCGGCATCCTGGACGCCGAGGTCGCCACCCCGCTGGCGATGGTGCTGACCGAGGTGCTGCAGAACGCCCTCGAACACGCCTTCGTCCAGGGGGAGCAGGGCACGGTGGAGGTCTCGGCGGTGCGCGGCGGCACTCGCGACGACGCCCGGCTGCTGATCACCGTGCGCGACGACGGCCGGGGGCTGCCCGAGGGGTTCGACCCGCAGAAGGCCGGGAACCTCGGCCTCCAGATCGTCCGCACCCTGGTCGAGGGCGAGCTGGGCGGCGCCTTCGACATGGTGGCGGCTCCGGAGCGGGGCACCCAGGTGATGCTCGACGTGCCGGTGCGGGCGGACAAGTAA
- a CDS encoding N-acetylmuramoyl-L-alanine amidase — MAPPMSADQFLSALRAEGLRVVEVDGWRTHNRAGHGAWGPLNGVMIHHTVTQGSAATVRICYDGYDSLPGPLCHGVITKDGTVHLVGNGRANHAGAGDGDVLRAVIAEKRTPACDQADTDGNARFYGFECENLGDGEDPWPEAQLQAIEKAAAAVCRHYGWSERSVIGHKEWQPGKVDPRGFGMDWLRERVQERLK; from the coding sequence ATGGCCCCACCCATGTCGGCTGACCAGTTCCTCTCCGCCCTGCGCGCCGAAGGCCTCCGGGTCGTCGAGGTCGACGGCTGGCGCACCCACAACCGGGCCGGGCACGGCGCCTGGGGGCCGCTCAACGGCGTGATGATCCACCACACCGTCACCCAGGGATCCGCCGCCACCGTTCGCATCTGCTACGACGGCTACGACAGTCTGCCCGGCCCGCTCTGCCACGGCGTGATCACCAAGGACGGCACGGTCCACCTGGTCGGCAACGGCCGCGCCAACCACGCCGGCGCGGGTGACGGCGACGTGCTGCGCGCGGTGATCGCCGAGAAACGCACGCCGGCCTGCGACCAGGCCGACACCGACGGCAACGCGCGCTTCTACGGATTCGAGTGCGAGAACCTCGGCGACGGCGAAGACCCCTGGCCGGAGGCCCAGCTCCAGGCGATCGAGAAGGCCGCGGCGGCCGTCTGCCGCCACTACGGCTGGAGCGAGCGGTCGGTGATCGGCCACAAGGAGTGGCAGCCCGGCAAGGTCGACCCGCGCGGCTTCGGCATGGACTGGCTGCGCGAGCGGGTCCAGGAGCGCCTGAAGTGA
- a CDS encoding Na+/H+ antiporter produces MDALPLVALVAASAVVAGAARRTPVPAPLLLVAAGLAAAYVPGVPDYTLDPHIVLPLLLPPLLYTAAVDSSYLDLRANLRPVALLSVGYVLFATVAVGWLAYLVVPDLPLTAALVLGAVVAPPDAVAATAIARRLGLPSRITTILQGESLVNDATAITAYKVALAAAVGEGATWAGGAGEFALASVGGIGVGLVLMVPIQWLRTHLTEALLQNTLSLLIPFVAYAAAEQVGASGVLAVVVVALHLGHRSWQVDFATRLQEAAVWKMVAFVLESSVFALIGLQLPVVLKGLGEYRVAEAVLYATGVFAAVVAMRFVWVFPATYLPRALSERIRTREPDTDWTAPVIVGWAGMRGVVSLAIAFSIPLTMHDGSPFPARNLVLFLTFTTVIATLVVQGLTLPPLIRALKLPGRDARAETLAEAQAQNEASLAAERRLDELLADEANALPPPLADRLRTVLERRRNSVWERLGGVNAVTGESADTTYRRLSREMIGAEREVFVQLRDARRIDDEMLRTLLRRLDLEEAAAYRESES; encoded by the coding sequence ATGGACGCGTTGCCGCTGGTGGCACTGGTCGCGGCGAGCGCGGTGGTGGCCGGTGCCGCCCGCCGCACCCCGGTCCCGGCCCCGCTGCTCCTGGTCGCGGCGGGCCTCGCCGCCGCCTATGTGCCGGGCGTCCCGGACTACACGCTCGACCCGCACATCGTGCTGCCCCTGTTGCTGCCGCCGCTGCTGTACACGGCCGCCGTCGACAGCTCGTACCTCGATCTGCGGGCCAATCTGCGGCCCGTCGCGCTGCTCTCGGTCGGTTACGTTCTGTTCGCGACCGTGGCCGTGGGCTGGCTCGCCTATCTCGTGGTGCCCGATCTGCCGCTCACCGCCGCGCTGGTGCTCGGCGCGGTGGTCGCGCCGCCGGACGCGGTCGCGGCCACCGCCATCGCCCGCCGCCTCGGACTGCCGAGCCGGATCACCACGATCCTCCAGGGCGAGTCGCTGGTGAACGACGCGACCGCGATCACCGCGTACAAGGTGGCGCTGGCGGCCGCGGTCGGGGAGGGGGCCACCTGGGCGGGCGGGGCCGGGGAGTTCGCCCTCGCCTCCGTCGGCGGGATCGGGGTCGGGCTCGTCCTGATGGTGCCGATCCAGTGGCTGCGCACGCATCTGACGGAGGCGCTGCTCCAGAACACCCTCTCGCTGCTCATCCCGTTCGTGGCGTACGCGGCGGCCGAGCAGGTGGGGGCGTCCGGGGTGCTCGCGGTGGTGGTCGTCGCGCTGCATCTGGGCCACCGCTCCTGGCAGGTGGACTTCGCGACCCGGCTCCAGGAGGCGGCGGTCTGGAAGATGGTCGCCTTCGTCCTGGAGTCGTCGGTGTTCGCGCTGATCGGGCTCCAGCTGCCGGTGGTCCTCAAGGGGCTCGGCGAGTACCGGGTGGCGGAGGCGGTGCTGTACGCGACCGGGGTCTTCGCCGCGGTCGTCGCGATGCGGTTCGTCTGGGTCTTCCCCGCGACCTATCTGCCGAGGGCGCTCTCGGAGCGGATCCGCACGCGCGAGCCGGACACCGACTGGACGGCGCCGGTGATCGTGGGGTGGGCGGGGATGCGCGGGGTGGTCTCGCTCGCCATCGCCTTCTCGATCCCGCTGACCATGCACGACGGCAGCCCCTTCCCGGCCCGGAACCTGGTGCTCTTCCTGACCTTCACCACGGTCATCGCCACCCTGGTGGTGCAGGGGCTGACGCTGCCGCCGCTGATCCGGGCGCTCAAGCTGCCCGGGCGGGACGCGCGGGCCGAGACGCTGGCCGAGGCGCAGGCCCAGAACGAGGCCTCGCTGGCCGCCGAACGCCGTCTGGACGAGCTTCTGGCGGACGAGGCCAACGCGCTGCCGCCGCCACTGGCCGACCGGCTCCGCACGGTCCTGGAGCGGCGCCGCAACTCCGTGTGGGAGCGGCTCGGCGGGGTGAACGCGGTGACCGGCGAGTCGGCCGACACCACTTACCGCAGGCTGTCGCGGGAGATGATCGGCGCCGAGCGCGAGGTGTTCGTACAGCTGCGGGACGCACGCCGGATCGACGACGAGATGCTGCGGACGCTGCTGCGCAGGCTCGACCTGGAGGAGGCGGCGGCGTACCGGGAGAGCGAGTCGTGA
- a CDS encoding WhiB family transcriptional regulator encodes MDWRHNAVCREEDPELFFPIGNTGPALLQIEEAKAVCRRCPVMEQCLQWALESGQDSGVWGGLSEDERRAMKRRAARNRARNATA; translated from the coding sequence ATGGACTGGCGTCACAACGCCGTTTGTCGTGAGGAAGACCCCGAGCTGTTCTTCCCCATCGGCAACACCGGTCCTGCGCTGCTGCAGATCGAGGAAGCCAAGGCCGTCTGCCGCCGCTGCCCCGTCATGGAGCAGTGCCTGCAGTGGGCGCTTGAGTCCGGCCAGGACTCCGGCGTCTGGGGTGGCCTCAGCGAGGACGAGCGCCGCGCGATGAAGCGCCGTGCCGCTCGCAACCGGGCGCGCAACGCGACCGCCTGA